A genomic region of Pseudoxanthomonas suwonensis contains the following coding sequences:
- a CDS encoding CoA pyrophosphatase, translated as MSLFFPPASATSSPSSPCIRVCRIDADGLCRGCLRTGDEIARWSRLDEGERRRLMETVLADRARERFRFLEQLREHDRVSGVLHPLRDPPGGDGWNRSELDDLLPREASLAEAAVLVGLVPRDAGTQVLLTRRTDALRHHGGQVSFPGGRVERDDAGVLGAALRESQEEIALAAAQVAPLGYLDPFLTISGFRVTPVVAAIDPDYVPRPHPDEVAEVFEVPFDFLMSAGHLHQVEMEFRGRRRSVLEYDWPGQRIWGATAAILYNLRRRLEEGA; from the coding sequence CTGTCGCTCTTCTTCCCGCCTGCCAGCGCCACCTCTTCGCCGTCGAGCCCGTGCATCCGGGTGTGCCGGATCGATGCCGACGGCCTGTGCCGCGGCTGCCTGCGCACCGGCGACGAGATCGCGCGGTGGTCGCGGCTGGACGAAGGCGAGCGGCGGCGCCTGATGGAGACCGTATTGGCCGACCGCGCGCGCGAACGTTTCCGTTTCCTCGAGCAGCTGCGTGAGCACGACCGGGTCAGCGGCGTGCTGCATCCGCTGCGCGATCCGCCCGGCGGCGATGGCTGGAACCGTTCCGAGCTTGACGACCTGTTGCCGCGCGAGGCGTCGCTGGCCGAGGCCGCGGTGCTGGTCGGCCTGGTGCCGCGCGATGCGGGCACCCAGGTGCTGCTGACCCGCCGCACCGACGCGCTGCGCCACCACGGCGGCCAGGTCAGCTTCCCCGGCGGGCGGGTCGAGCGCGACGATGCCGGCGTGCTCGGCGCGGCGTTGCGCGAGAGCCAGGAGGAGATCGCGTTGGCCGCCGCGCAGGTCGCGCCGCTGGGCTACCTCGATCCGTTCCTGACCATCAGCGGCTTCCGGGTCACGCCGGTGGTCGCGGCGATCGACCCGGACTACGTGCCGCGGCCGCATCCTGACGAGGTGGCCGAGGTGTTCGAGGTGCCGTTCGACTTCCTGATGTCGGCCGGGCACCTGCACCAGGTCGAGATGGAGTTCCGCGGCCGCCGCCGCAGCGTGCTCGAATACGACTGGCCTGGCCAGCGCATCTGGGGCGCGACCGCGGCGATTCTGTACAACCTGCGGCGAAGGCTGGAGGAGGGCGCATGA
- a CDS encoding sulfurtransferase: protein MSIGHLDTLVSVDTLAAALGDPSLRLVDARAVLTDPAAGRAAWVASHLPGAVHADLDRDLSEHALAGQGRHPLPSADAFARRLGEWGIGPQHAVVVYDAGDGSMAAARFWWLLKLLGHRRVAVLDGGLAAWRAAGLAETAAADAPAPLSSYPATGFDRARIADAGDLLSRLGEAPGWLLDARGGERFRGEVEPIDPVAGHVPGALNRPFAQNLRDGRFRPAAELRAELEPLLHGRAPSDTVLMCGSGVTACHLLLAMEHAGLPGARVYAGSWSGWIADPSRPVATGAA from the coding sequence ATGAGCATCGGCCACCTGGACACGCTGGTGTCCGTCGACACGCTGGCCGCGGCGCTGGGCGATCCGTCGCTGCGCCTGGTCGATGCGCGCGCGGTGCTCACCGATCCGGCCGCCGGCCGCGCGGCATGGGTGGCGTCGCACCTGCCCGGCGCGGTGCACGCCGACCTGGACCGCGACCTGTCCGAGCATGCGCTGGCCGGGCAGGGCCGGCATCCGCTGCCGTCCGCGGACGCATTCGCGCGCCGCCTGGGCGAGTGGGGCATCGGCCCGCAGCACGCGGTGGTGGTCTACGACGCCGGCGACGGCAGCATGGCCGCCGCGCGTTTCTGGTGGCTGCTGAAGCTGCTCGGGCATCGCCGCGTGGCGGTGCTCGACGGCGGCCTGGCCGCCTGGCGCGCGGCCGGCCTGGCAGAAACCGCGGCGGCGGACGCGCCAGCGCCGCTGTCGTCGTACCCGGCGACCGGCTTCGACCGCGCGCGCATCGCCGACGCCGGCGACCTGCTGTCGCGGTTGGGCGAGGCGCCGGGCTGGCTGCTGGATGCCCGCGGCGGCGAGCGCTTCCGCGGCGAGGTCGAGCCGATCGACCCGGTGGCCGGGCATGTGCCCGGCGCGCTCAACCGCCCGTTCGCACAGAACCTGCGCGACGGCCGCTTCCGTCCGGCTGCGGAGCTGCGCGCCGAACTGGAGCCGCTGCTGCACGGCCGCGCGCCGTCGGACACGGTGCTGATGTGCGGCTCCGGCGTCACCGCCTGCCACCTGCTGCTGGCGATGGAGCACGCCGGCCTGCCGGGCGCGCGGGTCTACGCCGGTTCGTGGAGCGGCTGGATCGCCGATCCGTCGCGGCCGGTGGCCACGGGCGCGGCCTAG
- a CDS encoding SRPBCC family protein, producing MQPEFTISGRIARPVEEVFEAVVDPDRLSQYFTTGGARGRLQPGTVVTWDFHDFPGAFPVHVTEVEQDRRIVLRWDAADGSVEPDAQGERRTTVVMDFEPLEDGRTLVRISEHGWSQTDAGLKASYGNCEGWTGMLCAMKAWLEHGINLRQGYYR from the coding sequence ATGCAACCGGAATTCACCATCAGCGGCCGGATCGCCAGGCCAGTCGAAGAAGTGTTCGAAGCCGTGGTCGACCCCGACCGGCTGTCGCAGTACTTCACCACCGGCGGCGCACGCGGGCGCCTGCAGCCAGGCACTGTCGTGACCTGGGATTTCCACGACTTCCCCGGCGCCTTCCCGGTCCACGTGACCGAGGTGGAACAGGACCGGCGCATCGTCCTGCGCTGGGACGCGGCCGACGGCTCGGTCGAGCCGGACGCGCAGGGCGAGCGCAGGACCACGGTGGTCATGGACTTCGAACCGCTGGAAGACGGGCGCACGCTGGTGCGCATCTCCGAACACGGCTGGTCGCAGACCGACGCGGGGTTGAAGGCTTCCTACGGCAACTGCGAAGGCTGGACCGGCATGCTGTGCGCGATGAAGGCCTGGCTCGAGCACGGGATCAACCTGCGGCAGGGCTACTACCGCTGA
- a CDS encoding enoyl-CoA hydratase/isomerase family protein, translating to MTAHVQTFDHGRIRELRLARPPVNALDPALCRALIAALDHAVAGDADAVVLSGAPGIFSAGLDVPHLMALGEDRHALRAAWGAFFGAARALAELRIPVVAAITGHAPAGGCVLSLCCDYRVMARSPDPAKPFAIGMNETQVGLAVPDGAQQLMRRVIGQHRAERLLVAGHMVPAEEALKIGLVDELAEADHVLPRAVAWLENLLRLPRAPMLQTRALARADLVQALDPDRLHLDRFVEGWYEPDTQAGLRALLARLGK from the coding sequence ATGACTGCGCACGTGCAGACCTTCGACCACGGCCGCATCCGCGAGCTGCGCCTGGCGCGGCCGCCGGTCAACGCGCTCGACCCGGCGCTGTGCCGTGCGCTGATCGCCGCGCTCGACCACGCGGTGGCCGGCGATGCCGATGCGGTGGTGCTGTCCGGCGCGCCCGGCATCTTTTCCGCCGGGCTGGACGTGCCGCACCTGATGGCGCTGGGCGAGGACCGGCACGCGCTGCGCGCGGCCTGGGGCGCGTTCTTCGGCGCCGCGCGGGCGCTGGCGGAACTGCGCATCCCGGTGGTCGCCGCGATCACCGGGCACGCCCCGGCCGGCGGCTGCGTGCTGTCGCTGTGCTGCGACTACCGGGTGATGGCGCGTTCGCCGGATCCGGCCAAGCCCTTCGCGATCGGCATGAACGAGACCCAGGTCGGCCTGGCCGTGCCCGACGGCGCGCAACAGCTGATGCGGCGCGTGATCGGCCAGCACCGCGCCGAGCGGCTGCTGGTCGCCGGCCACATGGTGCCCGCGGAGGAAGCGCTGAAGATCGGCCTGGTCGACGAACTGGCCGAGGCCGACCACGTGCTGCCGCGCGCGGTCGCCTGGCTGGAGAACCTGCTGCGCCTGCCGCGCGCGCCGATGCTGCAGACCCGCGCGCTGGCCCGCGCCGACCTGGTCCAGGCGCTGGACCCGGACCGCCTGCACCTGGACCGCTTCGTCGAGGGCTGGTACGAGCCCGACACCCAGGCCGGCCTGCGCGCGCTGCTGGCGCGGCTGGGCAAGTAG
- a CDS encoding copper chaperone PCu(A)C yields MHMRPILLALPLLLAADIAPAAGPAIDSLGCLAMQDGWIRQPPAPRPMLAGFGRIANGCAGEQVVVGARSPRFGEVSLHETRMVDGVSRMREVERLPVAAGGEALLRPSGLHLMLMRPDRAPAEGERVPLVLVLADGTEVPVELVVAKEPPGHGR; encoded by the coding sequence ATGCACATGCGACCGATCCTTCTCGCCCTCCCGTTGCTGCTGGCCGCGGACATCGCCCCGGCGGCCGGGCCCGCCATCGACTCGCTGGGTTGCCTGGCGATGCAGGACGGCTGGATCCGCCAGCCGCCCGCGCCGCGGCCGATGCTGGCCGGCTTCGGCCGCATCGCCAACGGCTGTGCCGGCGAACAGGTCGTAGTGGGCGCGCGCAGTCCGCGCTTCGGTGAGGTGTCGCTGCACGAGACGCGCATGGTCGACGGCGTCAGCCGCATGCGTGAGGTCGAGCGTCTGCCGGTCGCCGCCGGCGGCGAGGCGCTGCTGCGGCCCAGCGGGTTGCACCTGATGCTGATGCGTCCCGACCGCGCGCCGGCCGAGGGCGAGCGCGTGCCGCTGGTGCTGGTGCTGGCCGACGGCACCGAAGTGCCGGTCGAACTGGTGGTTGCCAAGGAGCCGCCCGGCCACGGTCGCTAG
- a CDS encoding HAD-IC family P-type ATPase translates to MSVDPSTPQPPAAWHALDADEVLRRLHAGSGGLSDEEAADRLVIHGRNVLPAPPTRSPLRRFLEQFNNALILFLLSAAVLAGLLGHRIDAAVIVAVVLVNAVVGFVQEGRAEQALAALQAMLAPTARVLRDGVRREIDVAGLVPGDTVLLEAGDRVPADVRLLHARGLLVDEAALTGESVAAEKTEVPVAEDASLGDRTGMAYSGTLVAAGQGRGVVVATASATEIGRINTLIGSVDVLATPLLRQINRFGRRFTAVAIAAAALLFVFAVFARDYAWLDALMVVVALAVGVVPEGLPAVITITLAIGVRRMATRHAIVRRLPAVETLGATSVICSDKTGTLTRNEMTARHLVTAGGTAVASGGGYSPEGALALERGGEADAGMRRLVLCGLLCNDAELRQRDGHWQVDGDPMEGALLALALKAGFEPDMALADRPRLDAIPFDASYRYMATLHRGAGETAELYVKGAPEQLLALSTRQLDGDGEPQPLRAAFWESAIAEAASRGERVLGFAMRTLEHAPERLEQEQVAGLLFLGVVGFIDPPRAEAMAAVADCRSAGIAVKMITGDHAATAAAIARQLGLAEAPVVVEGRSLDGVADAELPALAAGADVFARASPEHKLRVVRALQSRGAVVAMTGDGVNDAPSLKQADVGIAMGRKGTEAAKEAAEMVLSDDNFASIVAAVHEGRTVYDNIRKVVAWTLPTNGGEILAIVIALLLGMTLPMTPAQILWINMVLTVTLGLVLAFEPAEPGVMRRPPRPSSAALVSPFMLWRIVLVSLLFTAGALGVFIWAIGRGLDVPTARTLVVNTLCVMEIFYLFNVRYLHMTSFTWRGARGTPAVLWAIAGVVVAQLAFTYAPFMQRLFDSRPVALLDGVVVVLIGVVLMVVLELEKALLRRLGWFEELALGGARAYEGTRA, encoded by the coding sequence ATGTCCGTCGACCCGTCGACGCCGCAGCCGCCCGCGGCGTGGCACGCGCTCGATGCCGACGAAGTCCTGCGCCGGCTGCATGCCGGCAGCGGCGGACTGTCCGACGAGGAGGCGGCCGACCGGCTCGTCATCCATGGCCGCAACGTGTTGCCGGCGCCGCCGACGCGCTCGCCGCTGCGCCGGTTCCTGGAGCAGTTCAACAACGCCCTGATCCTGTTCCTGCTCTCGGCGGCGGTGCTCGCCGGCCTGCTCGGGCACAGGATCGACGCGGCGGTGATCGTGGCGGTGGTGCTGGTCAACGCGGTGGTCGGCTTCGTCCAGGAGGGACGCGCCGAGCAGGCGCTGGCCGCGCTGCAGGCGATGCTGGCTCCGACCGCGCGCGTGCTGCGCGACGGCGTGCGCCGCGAGATCGACGTCGCCGGGCTGGTGCCCGGCGACACCGTGCTGCTGGAGGCCGGCGACCGGGTCCCGGCGGACGTGCGCCTGCTGCACGCGCGCGGGCTGCTGGTGGACGAGGCCGCGCTCACCGGCGAGTCGGTCGCGGCGGAAAAGACCGAAGTGCCGGTGGCGGAGGACGCGTCGCTCGGCGACCGCACCGGCATGGCCTATTCGGGCACGCTGGTCGCCGCCGGCCAGGGCCGCGGCGTGGTCGTGGCCACCGCCAGCGCCACCGAGATCGGCCGGATCAATACCCTGATCGGTTCGGTCGACGTGCTGGCCACGCCGTTGCTGCGCCAGATCAACCGCTTCGGGCGTCGCTTCACCGCGGTGGCGATCGCCGCCGCGGCGCTGCTGTTCGTGTTCGCGGTGTTCGCGCGGGATTACGCCTGGCTGGATGCGCTGATGGTGGTGGTGGCGCTGGCGGTGGGCGTGGTCCCCGAGGGCCTGCCGGCGGTGATCACCATCACCCTGGCGATCGGCGTGCGGCGGATGGCGACGCGCCACGCCATCGTGCGCCGGCTGCCGGCAGTGGAGACGCTGGGCGCGACCTCGGTGATCTGCTCGGACAAGACCGGCACCCTGACCCGCAACGAGATGACCGCGCGGCACCTGGTCACCGCCGGCGGCACCGCCGTGGCCAGCGGCGGCGGCTACTCGCCGGAAGGCGCGCTGGCGCTGGAGCGCGGCGGCGAGGCCGACGCGGGCATGCGCCGGCTGGTGCTGTGCGGCCTGCTGTGCAACGACGCCGAGCTGCGCCAGCGCGACGGCCACTGGCAGGTGGACGGCGACCCGATGGAGGGCGCGCTGCTGGCGCTGGCGCTGAAGGCCGGCTTCGAGCCGGACATGGCGCTGGCCGACCGGCCGCGCCTGGACGCGATCCCGTTCGACGCCAGCTATCGCTACATGGCCACCCTGCACCGCGGGGCGGGCGAAACCGCCGAGCTCTACGTCAAGGGCGCGCCCGAACAGCTGCTGGCGCTGTCGACCCGGCAGCTCGACGGCGACGGCGAGCCGCAACCGTTGCGCGCGGCGTTCTGGGAGTCGGCGATCGCCGAAGCGGCATCGCGCGGCGAGCGCGTGCTGGGCTTCGCGATGCGCACCCTGGAGCACGCGCCGGAGCGGCTGGAGCAGGAGCAGGTCGCCGGGCTGCTGTTCCTGGGCGTGGTCGGGTTCATCGACCCGCCGCGCGCGGAGGCGATGGCCGCGGTGGCCGACTGCCGCAGCGCCGGCATCGCGGTGAAGATGATCACCGGCGACCACGCCGCCACTGCCGCGGCGATCGCCCGCCAGCTGGGCCTGGCCGAGGCGCCGGTGGTGGTGGAAGGGCGGTCGCTGGACGGCGTCGCCGACGCCGAGTTGCCGGCGCTGGCCGCCGGGGCGGACGTGTTCGCCCGCGCCAGCCCCGAGCACAAGCTGCGCGTGGTGCGCGCGCTGCAGTCGCGCGGCGCGGTGGTGGCGATGACCGGCGACGGGGTCAACGACGCGCCCTCGCTCAAGCAGGCCGACGTCGGCATCGCGATGGGCCGCAAGGGCACCGAGGCGGCCAAGGAGGCCGCGGAGATGGTGCTGTCGGACGACAACTTCGCCTCGATCGTGGCCGCGGTGCACGAGGGGCGCACCGTCTACGACAACATCCGCAAGGTGGTCGCCTGGACCCTGCCGACCAACGGCGGCGAGATACTGGCGATCGTGATCGCGCTGCTGCTCGGCATGACCCTGCCGATGACGCCGGCGCAGATCCTGTGGATCAACATGGTCCTGACCGTCACCCTGGGCCTGGTGCTGGCGTTCGAGCCGGCCGAGCCGGGGGTGATGCGGCGGCCGCCGCGGCCGTCGTCCGCGGCGCTGGTGTCGCCGTTCATGCTCTGGCGCATCGTGCTGGTGTCGCTGCTGTTCACCGCCGGCGCGCTCGGTGTCTTCATCTGGGCGATCGGCCGCGGCCTGGACGTGCCGACCGCGCGCACCCTGGTGGTGAACACGCTGTGCGTGATGGAGATCTTCTACCTGTTCAACGTGCGCTACCTGCACATGACCTCGTTCACCTGGCGAGGCGCGCGCGGCACGCCGGCGGTGCTGTGGGCGATCGCTGGCGTGGTGGTGGCGCAGCTGGCGTTCACCTATGCGCCGTTCATGCAACGGCTGTTCGACAGCCGGCCGGTCGCGTTGCTGGATGGCGTCGTGGTGGTCCTCATCGGCGTGGTATTGATGGTGGTGCTGGAGTTGGAGAAGGCCCTGCTGCGGCGCTTGGGCTGGTTCGAGGAACTGGCCCTCGGCGGCGCGCGGGCATACGAGGGAACACGGGCATGA
- a CDS encoding universal stress protein: MNGPDWNSAAPDSILLATDLGARSDRALDRAVQLARQWNARLVVATVVDEHAMEARAMTLRDPPGWYREEDPADLAQKQLLEDLSARDLRVKVRVKRGDVVESLLAVAHEEGCGLVVTGVARYEALGRMVLGSTVDRLARRSTVPVLAVRRRVHAPYRRMVVASDWSGSARYALQAAAGLFPEAAVSVLHGYEVPMAGLLDTARDETVARLGEQALAEGRAFVEDARLPGGAGSVSLVVERGDPAVLLPLYACQFPVDLAVVGTHGRSALYDIVLGSVARRLLEAAPVDTLVVRDPRAGAD; the protein is encoded by the coding sequence ATGAACGGACCGGACTGGAACAGCGCGGCACCGGACAGCATCCTGCTGGCGACCGACCTGGGTGCGCGCAGCGACCGCGCGCTGGACCGCGCGGTGCAGCTCGCGCGGCAGTGGAACGCGCGGCTGGTGGTGGCCACGGTGGTGGACGAACACGCGATGGAAGCGCGGGCGATGACCCTGCGCGATCCTCCGGGCTGGTATCGCGAGGAGGATCCCGCGGACCTGGCGCAAAAGCAGCTGCTCGAGGACCTGTCGGCGCGCGACCTGCGGGTGAAAGTGCGGGTGAAGCGCGGTGACGTGGTCGAGAGCCTGCTGGCGGTGGCGCACGAGGAGGGCTGCGGCCTGGTCGTCACCGGCGTGGCGCGCTACGAGGCCCTGGGCCGCATGGTGCTCGGCTCGACCGTGGACCGGCTGGCGCGGCGGTCCACGGTGCCGGTGCTGGCGGTGCGGCGGCGCGTGCACGCGCCGTACCGGCGCATGGTGGTGGCCAGCGACTGGTCCGGCTCTGCGCGCTACGCACTGCAGGCCGCGGCGGGGCTGTTCCCGGAGGCCGCGGTGAGCGTGCTGCACGGTTACGAGGTGCCGATGGCCGGGCTGCTCGACACCGCGCGCGACGAGACCGTGGCGCGCCTGGGCGAGCAGGCGCTGGCCGAGGGGCGCGCGTTCGTGGAGGATGCGCGGTTGCCCGGCGGTGCCGGCAGCGTCAGCCTGGTGGTGGAACGCGGCGATCCGGCGGTGCTGTTGCCGCTCTACGCCTGCCAGTTCCCGGTCGACCTGGCGGTGGTCGGTACCCATGGCCGCAGTGCGCTGTACGACATCGTCCTGGGCAGCGTGGCCCGGCGCCTGCTGGAGGCTGCGCCGGTGGATACGCTGGTGGTGCGCGATCCGCGGGCGGGTGCTGACTGA
- a CDS encoding acyl-CoA thioesterase, protein MSETPAATAPKQLARVPMSVRWRDMDAMGHVNNAKYVSYLEEARVRWLLGVPGVSMSDRIAPVVAATNVNYRAPIVWPNDIVVELFVERLGNSSVTIGHRIVDQQDERVLYSDGNVVVVWIDTQTGRSAPLPEPIRNASL, encoded by the coding sequence ATGAGCGAGACCCCGGCCGCGACAGCCCCGAAACAGCTGGCCCGCGTCCCGATGAGCGTGCGCTGGCGCGACATGGACGCGATGGGCCACGTCAACAACGCCAAGTACGTGTCCTACCTGGAGGAGGCGCGCGTGCGCTGGCTGCTGGGCGTGCCCGGCGTGTCGATGAGCGACCGCATCGCCCCGGTGGTCGCGGCGACCAACGTCAACTACCGCGCGCCGATCGTGTGGCCGAACGACATCGTGGTCGAACTGTTCGTCGAGCGGCTCGGCAACAGCAGCGTCACCATCGGCCACCGCATCGTCGACCAGCAGGACGAGCGCGTGCTGTACTCGGACGGCAACGTGGTCGTGGTCTGGATCGACACCCAGACCGGCCGCAGCGCACCCCTGCCCGAGCCCATCCGCAACGCCTCCCTGTAG
- the uvrA gene encoding excinuclease ABC subunit UvrA: MAMDTIRIRGARTHNLKNIDLDLPRDKLIVITGLSGSGKSSLAFDTIYAEGQRRYVESLSAYARQFLSVMEKPDVDHIEGLSPAISIEQKSTSHNPRSTVGTITEIYDYLRLLYARVGMPRCPDHGYPLEAQTVGQMVDQVLALDPEQRWMLLAPVVRDRKGEHAQVFEQLRAQGYVRVRVNGELHEIDAVPALALRQKHTIEAVIDRFRPREDIKQRLAESFETALKLGDGMAMVMSLDNPETPPQLFSSKYSCPVCDYSLPELEPRLFSFNAPMGACPSCDGLGVAQFFDPARVVAHPELSLAAGAVRGWDRRNAYYFQLVNSLARHYRFEVDVPWQTLPETARQAVLYGSGDETITFTYLTESGGRTQRKHRFEGIVNNLERRYRETESPAVREELAKYISERPCPDCGGARLNRAARNVFVADKPLPALVVLPVDEALAFFQGLKLAGWRGEIAAKIVKEINERLGFLVDVGLDYLTLERKADTLSGGEAQRIRLASQIGAGLVGVMYVLDEPSIGLHQRDNERLLGTLTRLRDLGNTVIVVEHDEDAIRAADYILDIGPGAGVHGGEIVGEGQLADILKAPRSITGQYLSGKREIEVPAKRHKPNPKMTLHLRGASGNNLKNVDLEIAAGLMTCITGVSGSGKSTLINDTLYALAANEINGASHKPAPYREVDGLDLFDKVVDIDQSPIGRTPRSNPATYTGLFTPLRELYAQVPEARARGYSPGRFSFNVRGGRCEACQGDGLIKVEMHFLPDVYVPCDVCHGKRYNRETLDILYKGHSVHDVLEMTVEDALKLFEPVPAIARKLETLVDVGLSYVKLGQSATTLSGGEAQRVKLSKELSRRDTGRTLYILDEPTTGLHFHDIEHLLGVLHRLRDEGNTVVVIEHNLDVIKTADWVVDLGPEGGHRGGQIIATGTPEEIAATAASHTGRFLAKLLPQSKAAKGSKPAAVARPEVLPPRKSASKNTRKKATR; encoded by the coding sequence ATGGCGATGGACACGATCCGCATCCGCGGCGCCCGTACCCACAACCTCAAGAACATCGACCTCGACCTGCCGCGCGACAAGCTGATCGTGATCACCGGCCTGTCCGGCTCCGGCAAGTCGTCGCTGGCCTTCGACACGATCTACGCCGAGGGCCAGCGTCGCTATGTCGAGTCGTTGTCGGCCTATGCCCGGCAGTTCCTCAGCGTGATGGAGAAGCCGGACGTCGACCACATCGAGGGGTTGTCCCCGGCGATCTCGATCGAGCAGAAGTCGACCTCGCACAACCCACGGTCCACGGTCGGCACCATCACCGAGATCTACGACTACCTGCGCCTGCTCTACGCGCGGGTGGGCATGCCGCGCTGCCCGGACCACGGCTACCCGCTGGAGGCTCAGACCGTCGGCCAGATGGTCGACCAGGTGCTGGCGCTGGACCCCGAGCAGCGCTGGATGCTGCTGGCGCCGGTGGTGCGCGACCGCAAGGGCGAGCACGCCCAGGTGTTCGAGCAGCTGCGCGCGCAGGGCTACGTCCGCGTGCGGGTCAACGGCGAACTGCACGAGATCGACGCGGTACCGGCGCTGGCGCTGCGCCAGAAACACACCATCGAGGCGGTGATCGACCGCTTCCGCCCGCGCGAGGACATCAAGCAGCGGTTGGCCGAGTCGTTCGAGACCGCGCTCAAGCTCGGCGACGGCATGGCCATGGTGATGTCGCTGGACAACCCGGAGACGCCGCCACAGCTGTTCTCGTCCAAGTACTCGTGCCCGGTGTGCGACTACTCGCTGCCCGAGCTGGAACCGCGCCTGTTCTCGTTCAACGCGCCGATGGGTGCCTGCCCGTCCTGCGACGGCCTGGGCGTGGCCCAGTTCTTCGACCCGGCGCGGGTGGTCGCGCACCCGGAACTGTCGCTGGCCGCCGGCGCGGTCCGCGGCTGGGACCGGCGCAACGCCTACTACTTCCAGCTGGTCAACTCGCTGGCCCGGCACTATCGCTTCGAGGTCGACGTGCCGTGGCAGACCCTGCCGGAAACCGCGCGCCAGGCGGTGCTGTACGGCAGCGGCGATGAAACCATCACCTTCACCTACCTCACCGAAAGCGGCGGCCGCACCCAGCGCAAGCACCGCTTCGAGGGCATCGTCAACAACCTCGAGCGCCGCTACCGCGAGACCGAATCGCCGGCGGTGCGCGAGGAACTGGCCAAGTACATCAGCGAGCGCCCGTGCCCGGACTGCGGCGGCGCGCGCCTGAACCGCGCAGCGCGCAACGTCTTCGTCGCCGACAAGCCGCTGCCGGCGCTGGTGGTGCTGCCGGTGGACGAGGCGCTGGCCTTCTTCCAGGGGCTGAAGCTGGCGGGCTGGCGCGGCGAGATCGCGGCCAAGATCGTCAAGGAGATCAACGAGCGGCTCGGCTTCCTGGTGGACGTCGGCCTCGACTACCTCACCCTCGAGCGCAAGGCCGACACCCTGTCCGGCGGCGAGGCCCAGCGCATCCGCCTGGCCAGCCAGATCGGCGCCGGCCTGGTCGGGGTGATGTACGTGCTCGACGAGCCGTCGATCGGCCTGCACCAGCGCGACAACGAGCGCCTGCTCGGCACCCTCACCCGGCTGCGCGACCTGGGCAACACCGTGATCGTGGTCGAGCACGACGAGGACGCGATCCGCGCCGCGGACTACATCCTGGACATCGGCCCCGGCGCCGGCGTGCACGGCGGCGAGATCGTCGGCGAGGGCCAGCTGGCCGACATCCTCAAGGCGCCGCGCTCGATCACCGGCCAGTACCTGTCGGGCAAGCGCGAGATCGAGGTGCCGGCCAAGCGCCACAAGCCGAACCCGAAGATGACCCTGCACCTGCGCGGCGCCTCGGGCAACAACCTCAAGAACGTCGACCTGGAGATCGCCGCGGGGCTGATGACCTGCATCACCGGCGTGTCCGGCTCGGGCAAGTCCACGCTGATCAACGACACCCTGTACGCGCTGGCGGCCAACGAGATCAACGGCGCCTCGCACAAGCCGGCGCCGTACCGCGAGGTCGACGGCCTGGACCTGTTCGACAAGGTCGTGGACATCGACCAGTCGCCGATCGGGCGCACCCCGCGCTCCAACCCGGCTACCTACACCGGCCTGTTCACCCCGCTGCGCGAGCTGTACGCACAGGTGCCGGAGGCGCGCGCGCGCGGCTACTCGCCGGGCCGCTTCAGCTTCAACGTGCGCGGCGGCCGCTGCGAGGCCTGCCAGGGCGACGGCCTGATCAAGGTCGAGATGCACTTCCTGCCGGACGTGTACGTGCCCTGCGACGTCTGCCACGGCAAGCGCTACAACCGCGAGACGCTGGACATCCTGTACAAGGGCCACAGCGTCCACGACGTGCTGGAGATGACGGTCGAGGACGCGCTGAAGCTGTTCGAGCCGGTGCCGGCGATCGCGCGGAAACTCGAAACGCTGGTCGACGTCGGCCTGAGCTACGTCAAGCTCGGGCAGAGCGCGACTACCCTGTCCGGCGGCGAGGCGCAGCGGGTCAAGCTGTCCAAGGAGCTGTCGCGGCGCGACACCGGCCGCACCCTGTACATCCTCGACGAGCCGACCACCGGCCTGCACTTCCACGACATCGAGCACCTGCTCGGCGTGCTGCACCGGCTGCGCGACGAGGGCAACACGGTGGTGGTGATCGAGCACAACCTGGACGTGATCAAGACCGCCGACTGGGTCGTGGACCTCGGCCCGGAGGGCGGCCACCGCGGCGGCCAGATCATCGCCACCGGCACCCCGGAAGAGATCGCCGCCACCGCGGCCTCGCACACCGGCCGCTTCCTGGCCAAGCTGCTGCCGCAGTCGAAGGCGGCCAAGGGCAGCAAGCCGGCGGCCGTCGCCCGGCCCGAGGTGCTGCCGCCGCGCAAGTCCGCCAGCAAGAACACCCGCAAGAAGGCAACCCGATGA
- the rplU gene encoding 50S ribosomal protein L21, whose amino-acid sequence MYAVLVTGGKQYRVAQGETLRVEKLEAEAGSEIKFDNVLLLGDSDGIKVGDALKGASVTAKVVGHGRADKIRIIKFRRRKHHMKRQGHRQHYTEIEITGIAG is encoded by the coding sequence ATGTACGCAGTACTGGTAACCGGCGGTAAGCAATACCGCGTGGCGCAGGGCGAAACGCTCCGCGTCGAGAAGCTCGAGGCCGAGGCCGGCAGCGAGATCAAGTTCGACAACGTCCTGCTGCTCGGCGACAGCGACGGGATCAAGGTCGGCGACGCGCTCAAGGGCGCCAGCGTGACCGCCAAGGTCGTCGGCCACGGCCGCGCCGACAAGATCCGGATCATCAAGTTCCGCCGCCGCAAGCACCACATGAAGCGGCAGGGCCATCGCCAGCACTACACCGAAATCGAAATCACCGGCATCGCCGGCTAA